From the Deltaproteobacteria bacterium genome, one window contains:
- a CDS encoding carnitinyl-CoA dehydratase — translation MAIHYVKDGHIVTITIDRPEQRNSLDLEHFGQLADCWVRFRDDAAAYVAILTGVGDVYCVGADLKSFIPIVTERADKLREGESKLPQEGSRYTMAHSLVAVLRDGATLPDGSEFTLYKPVIAAINGICAAGGLEMMWNTDLRVCADTAWFQLAEPRRGLFPGGGSTVQSVRQLTWCHAMEVVLLADRISAERAAEMGLVNRVVPRDRVMAEARKLAETICLNGPLAVRACKRSAKESTFLPLKEALANEMTYSASVFMSEDAKEGIRAFKEKRPPVWRGR, via the coding sequence ATGGCGATCCACTACGTGAAGGACGGGCACATCGTCACCATCACCATCGACCGCCCCGAGCAGCGGAACTCGCTCGACCTCGAGCACTTCGGCCAGCTCGCCGACTGCTGGGTCCGCTTCCGGGACGACGCCGCCGCCTACGTCGCCATCCTGACCGGCGTGGGCGACGTGTACTGCGTGGGCGCGGATCTGAAGAGCTTCATCCCGATCGTCACTGAGCGCGCCGACAAGCTCCGGGAGGGCGAGTCGAAGCTGCCCCAGGAGGGCTCCCGGTACACCATGGCGCACTCGCTGGTGGCCGTCCTGCGCGACGGGGCCACGCTTCCCGACGGCAGCGAGTTCACGCTCTACAAACCGGTCATCGCGGCCATCAACGGCATCTGCGCGGCGGGCGGCCTCGAGATGATGTGGAACACCGATCTCCGCGTGTGCGCCGACACGGCGTGGTTCCAGCTCGCCGAGCCGCGCCGCGGCCTCTTCCCGGGCGGCGGCTCCACGGTGCAGAGCGTCCGCCAGCTCACCTGGTGCCACGCCATGGAGGTCGTGCTGCTCGCCGACCGCATCAGCGCCGAGCGCGCCGCCGAGATGGGACTGGTGAACCGGGTCGTGCCGCGCGACCGCGTGATGGCCGAGGCGCGCAAGCTGGCCGAGACGATCTGTCTGAACGGCCCGCTCGCCGTGCGCGCGTGCAAGCGCTCGGCCAAGGAGAGCACCTTCCTCCCGCTCAAGGAGGCGCTCGCCAACGAAATGACCTACTCGGCGAGCGTCTTCATGAGCGAGGACGCGAAGGAGGGCATCCGGGCGTTCAAGGAGAAGCGGCCGCCGGTCTGGCGGGGGCGGTGA
- a CDS encoding type II toxin-antitoxin system PemK/MazF family toxin, translated as MSTPVEHGGLYVADLNPRRGTEPGKTRPVLVIQTDLLNAVGHPSTLVLPCTSRLAGESLLRVFLPRGMAENASDCEIMIDQVRAIDNRRLKKRLGHLPPSLLAEVKEKLRRLADL; from the coding sequence CTGAGCACGCCCGTCGAGCACGGCGGGCTCTACGTCGCCGACCTGAACCCGCGGCGGGGCACCGAGCCCGGCAAGACCCGCCCCGTGCTCGTGATCCAGACGGATCTCCTGAACGCGGTCGGACATCCCTCCACACTGGTGCTGCCCTGCACGTCGCGACTCGCGGGTGAGAGCCTCCTCCGCGTGTTCCTGCCGAGAGGCATGGCCGAGAATGCGAGCGACTGCGAGATCATGATCGATCAGGTGCGCGCCATCGACAATCGGCGCCTGAAGAAACGCCTCGGGCATCTCCCGCCGAGCCTGCTCGCCGAGGTGAAAGAGAAGCTCCGGCGGCTCGCCGACCTGTAG